TTCGGCCTTCTCTGCTGGTTTTGTTTGCAACTCTAGTTTTTTTGCTGAAGCTATTGCAATCAGGGCGGGTCTTCGTCATGCAGCAAAGCAGAATTTCTCGCATGTTCTGGTGGAATTGGACTGCTCCAGCTTGATTACCCAGATAAACTCTGAGTGCTTTGATCTCGATGTTAGTTGCATTGGTTTTAATATCCTCCAACTTCAGAaatcttttgtttcttgctcctttAGCTTTATACCAAGGTCTTCCAATTCTATGGCAAATTCCTTGGCTCGGTCGGCCCTTTCGGTGGAGTCCCCGAATGATTGCCCTCTTAGCTCTCAGTGGCTTCAGAATCTTTGCTTGAAAGATGTCACTGCTTGTAATGGCTCTTTCTTtcaatgaattttctttctacaaaaaaaaaaaaaaaatttccattctCCCATGCCCATGGTCCCATGGACCCTCATATTGAGTCTCGAGtcaagggtgtcaatcggtccaGTCCAGTGTGGTTTACTTTTTcacaaggaaaaataaaaattgaactgGATAGCTATCAGCCAAAATCAAATACTTGATCCAATTTTACtagtttctatttggttttttgTTATCCAGCTCATAATCGGTTTATATACGAGTTGTAGTAGgagtgtcaaaacctagcctaaACCAGTAAAATCGACCGAAACAAATTGTAAGAACCTGGACCGAACAGATCCTTATCATACTGGTTTTGAATTGGGGTACAACAGAATCGACTGAAAATTGGACTACACCAAACCAACAAATATCAAGATTGAAATTGAACAAATATAAAAGACATTTACTAGAATGTTATGAATAgttgaattgattatccattgatttcaaattAGTAATTAGATTTCTAGTTGTAAGGGagattgttacaaatcaatgagtatgagcttataaatagggaaattgatttgtaacaatgcttccattgatctcgttgttcactatacaaaattaatgaaaaaattaatgaatgatttgatagtagggttcattttgtgatttcaatattagttatcttccctCTACAATGATAAACGATGATTTGATTTGTTGTCTTTTTATTATCGATTTCCATATATGTGTGTACTATGTCTATCGATTTGAGTTTCTGATATGGTTTTATTCTTGCTGTTTCTGCAACAATGTTCATTGTACTAAACCTGTTTGTGATTTTATTCTTGTTCTGTTCTCTATTAAAGAGGTAAGTGTTGTTGTTGCCCTGGTAAACAATTCTTCCATTATTCCCTCTTGTATAGTCAATTCTTAAGAACATAGTAATTTATGTTTAATTGCTGTTTACTGCAGCTCAATTCTCTATTCATTTTAatgttaaaataaaatacaacaacTTAATTATCTGTTGcccctcccttctccttcttgttTTCGTGATTGGCAAGTGTCTGGTACAAAAATGAGCAACAAGATTGTTATGTAAAGCTCAGGTATGTCATATAGTAAATCTCACTATCACTAACTTCTTGTTTCAACAAAATGGGCTTTAATGATTTCTGGGCAATACTTAAAGAGTGAGATTGCGTCTTCGTCAATAGATTGGTCATTAGAATGAACCTGGCAAAGAGAAGAGTGAAGATAGCaagaggtgaagaagaagaagagagaacaatgggagaaaaTGGCTGTGCAATAAATAGAATGTTGCATCTACCGTACgaaccaatatatatatatatactagtaaacgtGCACGCGCAAATGCACGTGTAGCCATATATAGGGGCAATAGAGAAATAGGTGAGGATAGATtatagagagaatgagagattTTAAGAGAAAAGGAGGAACATGAGGGagagtcagagagagagagaacgaggaTCAAGGGAGGGGAGATCATGGAGGGAGGGagaattgaggagagagagagagagagagagagagagagggagggggggagggatagATGGGAAAAGTTTTGAAGGACAGGATAGAAAGATTGAGTTAAAACTGACTTTCCTCCAAAATGTctaaaggagaaagagagtttgttaaattaaataatatatttataaaatataaaatataaaataaagtgAGAAAAAACGGatgaaattttagaaaagaaacggatgaaataatataaaatcaCATAGAATAAAGTGAGGCAATAAATTTAGAAAAGAAACggatgaaattttctttttgcttcttTCAAAAGTCAAAAGTTACATGAGATCATAATAGATTCTTACTAATCCATAAATAGCTTAActctacttttctttttctagggATTGGATCATAAGAGGAAAAAACCTAAATCGAAGTTGGGGTTTGGTTCCTGATCATTGCCTTGGCTTCTATGTGTATTATTAATACTCTTTCATGTCCTCCCTGCATGTATAACAACCCCAATTAGAACCCCTTTTAAACCGTTACCCTAACATCCTCGAAGTAGACAAGATCGTCAGAGTCGATTCAAATTCTGTTCTGCTGTCAACGCACTACAAccatctttgaacccaatttcGAGGTCCTTCACTTCTAATTTGATCAATGGtttcttcatgaaaaatgtTGCCCTTTAAAGAGTTAAAGTAGCACATAATTACAGTGGATGAGACCGACAAAAAGAGACTTGAGTTATAGGGTTTGATTCGTTTGAAGAACTAAATCGAAGGGAAGGCAGGCTTGATTATTTGGTCCCACGTAATCTTCCATGATCTCCCAAACTAATAGAAGCTAACCCAATAATATTGGGTCAAGCACTCAAACCTAATCGAACTTCTCGTAGACAAAACTAACTCAAGAAAAGCCCAACCCATGGTTACACAGCCCAACCCATGGTTACACATTTACTTGAAGTAAGACTGTAAGACCATTGATCTTACTGTATGAGCCAGTTAAAGaaggaaatattttttattGCCATGGAGGTGTAAATTCTAGGACCAAGGAAGTTGTGTTCAATGTTTTGGTAGTACT
The sequence above is a segment of the Telopea speciosissima isolate NSW1024214 ecotype Mountain lineage chromosome 7, Tspe_v1, whole genome shotgun sequence genome. Coding sequences within it:
- the LOC122668488 gene encoding uncharacterized protein LOC122668488 — its product is MLLGQKISKKGGLGVVIRDHLGMIRSAFSAGFVCNSSFFAEAIAIRAGLRHAAKQNFSHVLVELDCSSLITQINSECFDLDVSCIGFNILQLQKSFVSCSFSFIPRSSNSMANSLARSALSVESPNDCPLSSQWLQNLCLKDVTACNGSFFQ